One genomic window of Roseateles sp. DAIF2 includes the following:
- a CDS encoding GNAT family N-acetyltransferase: MQVLTTERLRLRWFRPEDAAFMLGLLNEPSWKANVSDPGVRDEAQALAWMEQRLFPAYWRHGHGFWAVERREDGELLGLCGLFKRDFLEHPDLGYGFPARFRGQGYAREAARACLIYAREALGLERLLATTAPHNETSMRVLRDCGFTDLGLRQFPAYEGGSRLFEWAAAPAAAPGDDDAAQLDRLSARLLAAFGNRDGGLPALAALPYWMLPGAVISAAAGDGAPPVVSDVRGFLEPRAELLFGGRLQDFAEWETESQTRIEGAIAQRWLRYRKSGRLDGRPVEGEGIKTLQFVRTARGWRIAALAWQDLA; this comes from the coding sequence ATGCAAGTGTTGACGACCGAGCGGCTGCGGCTGCGCTGGTTCCGGCCGGAGGATGCGGCCTTCATGCTGGGGCTGCTCAACGAGCCGTCCTGGAAGGCCAATGTCTCCGACCCCGGCGTGCGCGACGAGGCGCAGGCCCTGGCCTGGATGGAGCAGCGCCTGTTCCCGGCCTACTGGCGCCACGGCCATGGCTTCTGGGCGGTGGAGCGGCGCGAGGACGGCGAGCTGCTGGGCCTGTGCGGTCTGTTCAAGCGCGATTTCCTGGAGCATCCGGACCTGGGCTACGGCTTTCCGGCGCGCTTCAGGGGCCAGGGCTATGCGCGCGAGGCCGCCAGGGCCTGCCTGATCTACGCCCGCGAGGCGCTGGGCCTGGAGCGCCTGCTGGCGACGACGGCGCCGCACAACGAGACCTCGATGCGGGTGCTGCGCGACTGCGGCTTCACCGACTTGGGGCTGCGCCAGTTCCCGGCCTACGAGGGCGGCTCGCGGCTGTTCGAATGGGCGGCGGCGCCAGCGGCCGCACCAGGCGACGATGACGCGGCCCAGCTGGACCGCCTGAGCGCACGCCTGCTGGCCGCCTTCGGCAACCGTGACGGCGGCCTGCCCGCGCTGGCGGCCTTGCCTTACTGGATGCTGCCCGGCGCCGTCATCAGCGCCGCGGCCGGCGACGGCGCGCCGCCGGTCGTCAGCGATGTGCGCGGCTTCCTGGAGCCGCGCGCCGAGCTGCTGTTCGGCGGCCGGCTGCAGGACTTCGCCGAATGGGAGACCGAGAGCCAGACCCGCATCGAGGGCGCCATCGCGCAGCGCTGGCTGCGCTACCGCAAGAGCGGCCGGCTGGACGGCCGGCCCGTCGAGGGCGAAGGCATCAAGACCCTGCAGTTCGTCCGGACCGCGCGCGGCTGGCGCATCGCGGCGCTGGCCTGGCAGGACCTGGCCTGA
- a CDS encoding DUF4238 domain-containing protein: MSTQAEHHYIPKFLLRGWEGGADEKLSAMRWLRGQISEHRYKAKSVAKERHLYAIRRDLPEPNQRLEQEFMTKHVDEPASLVHKAIVANGMANLTEREQYIWTRFLVSLVMRGPGAIAYVRAKGINALGEQFDVSPDDYLDQRGAEPEPTLRKYIEKHAPEVLTDFGNVALPNIIQTSFLNKKIFEAQWITRRLTKGPQRFVIGDRPLTLFGAIADRFLLFVPVAPDLGFFAFNSHETGARLREKGEPTLIREMNRGMVEQASVYVYGTNNEHRRLLELRLEKTAAGPGLGLGPRPPAQA; encoded by the coding sequence ATGTCGACTCAGGCCGAGCACCACTACATTCCCAAATTCCTGCTGCGCGGCTGGGAGGGTGGGGCCGACGAAAAGCTTTCGGCAATGCGCTGGCTTCGAGGCCAAATTTCTGAGCACCGATACAAGGCCAAATCGGTGGCAAAGGAACGCCACCTTTACGCCATCCGCAGGGACCTGCCTGAGCCGAACCAGCGCCTTGAGCAGGAGTTCATGACGAAGCATGTGGACGAACCCGCATCCTTGGTCCACAAAGCAATCGTTGCCAATGGGATGGCCAATCTCACTGAGAGAGAGCAGTACATCTGGACCAGGTTTTTGGTGTCGCTCGTCATGCGAGGCCCTGGCGCTATCGCATACGTGCGAGCCAAAGGCATCAACGCACTTGGCGAGCAGTTCGACGTGTCGCCTGACGACTATCTCGACCAGCGGGGGGCGGAGCCAGAGCCGACGCTGCGCAAATACATAGAAAAACACGCCCCCGAGGTGCTGACGGACTTCGGCAATGTGGCCCTGCCGAACATCATTCAGACCAGCTTCTTGAACAAGAAAATCTTCGAGGCGCAGTGGATTACAAGGCGGCTGACGAAGGGGCCGCAGCGATTCGTCATCGGCGACCGACCACTCACCTTGTTCGGCGCCATCGCAGACCGCTTCCTGCTGTTCGTGCCGGTTGCACCGGACCTCGGATTCTTCGCGTTTAACTCGCATGAGACGGGCGCGCGGCTTCGGGAAAAAGGCGAACCAACGCTCATCAGGGAGATGAACCGAGGGATGGTTGAGCAGGCCAGCGTCTATGTCTATGGCACCAACAATGAGCACAGGAGATTGCTCGAATTGCGGCTCGAAAAGACGGCAGCAGGGCCTGGGCTAGGACTGGGGCCACGACCGCCAGCGCAAGCGTGA
- a CDS encoding BMP family protein gives MPVAAAPSSPSSALRRLTLGLVAAGLAALALPAAAQAKLKVAGIYTVPVEQQWVSRINKALKAAEARGEIEYAFSENVSNADYERVMRQYAERGYGLLVGEAFAVEAAARKVARDYPKTAFLMGSSGKPAAPNFAVFDNYIQEPAFLTGMIAGGVSKSGKIGLVGGFPIPEVNRLMNAFMAGAKEINPKAEFTVSFINSWFDPPKAKEAAFAMIDKGADVMYAERFGVSDAAKERKVLAIGNVIDTQAQYPDTVVASALWHMEPSIDAAIKAVKGNAFKAEDYGPFSMMKHKGSSLSALGTFEKKVPADIVAKVRAKEKAILDGSFTVKVDDGQPKSTSK, from the coding sequence ATGCCTGTCGCCGCCGCCCCGTCGTCCCCCTCTTCGGCCCTGCGCCGCCTCACGCTCGGCCTCGTCGCCGCCGGCCTCGCCGCGCTGGCCCTGCCGGCCGCCGCGCAGGCCAAGCTGAAGGTGGCCGGTATCTACACGGTGCCGGTCGAGCAGCAATGGGTCAGCCGCATCAACAAGGCGCTGAAGGCGGCCGAGGCGCGCGGCGAGATCGAATATGCCTTCTCCGAGAACGTCAGCAATGCCGACTACGAGCGCGTGATGCGCCAGTACGCCGAGCGCGGCTACGGCCTGTTGGTCGGCGAGGCCTTCGCGGTCGAGGCCGCGGCGCGCAAGGTGGCCAGGGACTATCCGAAGACCGCCTTCCTGATGGGCAGCAGCGGCAAGCCGGCCGCGCCCAACTTCGCGGTGTTCGACAACTACATCCAGGAGCCGGCGTTTCTCACCGGCATGATCGCCGGCGGCGTCAGCAAGAGCGGCAAGATCGGCCTGGTCGGCGGCTTCCCGATCCCCGAGGTGAACCGCCTGATGAACGCCTTCATGGCCGGCGCCAAGGAGATCAACCCCAAGGCCGAGTTCACCGTCAGCTTCATCAACAGCTGGTTCGATCCGCCCAAGGCCAAGGAGGCCGCCTTCGCGATGATCGACAAGGGCGCCGACGTGATGTACGCGGAGCGCTTCGGCGTCAGCGACGCGGCCAAGGAGCGCAAGGTGCTGGCGATCGGCAATGTGATCGACACCCAGGCCCAGTACCCCGACACCGTGGTCGCCTCGGCGCTATGGCATATGGAGCCCAGCATCGACGCCGCGATCAAGGCGGTGAAGGGCAATGCCTTCAAGGCCGAGGACTACGGCCCCTTCTCGATGATGAAGCACAAGGGCAGCTCCCTCAGCGCCCTGGGCACCTTCGAAAAGAAGGTGCCGGCCGACATCGTCGCCAAGGTCAGGGCCAAGGAAAAAGCCATCCTGGACGGCAGCTTCACGGTCAAGGTCGACGACGGCCAGCCCAAGTCCACGAGCAAGTGA
- a CDS encoding ABC transporter ATP-binding protein: MAAALRLRGISKRFGALQANDAISLSLARGQVLALLGENGAGKSTLVSILFGHYVADVGEIEVFGRPLPPGQPKAALAAGIGMVHQHFTLAERLSVLDNVMLGLEPLWRPFSRRRALRQRLLETAQRFGLQVDPEALIADLSVGERQRVEILKALVRGARILILDEPTAVLTPQESEALFGSLKALVAEGLSIIFISHKLDEVLAVSDRIAVLRAGKLVAELPNEAGLSKADLAEAMVGRAVQPPRRSSAAAAPGEPVCTLRGARLVGKPGLRGVDLELRAGEVLAVAGVAGNGQQALAELLQGLHGLDGGELRVLGQDLAPRPRAWLAAGVARIPEDRHAVGVVGDLALWENALLEQYRSRGFARFCSQLIRRGRARAHAQDIVRRFDVRGLEDRGLDTVTRSLSGGNMQKLILGRALSGDPAAGRPPKLIVANQPTWGLDIGAVAYVHQQLLDACAAGAAVLLISEDLDEIFTIADRIAVMHDGHLSAARPRADWTLAGIGLAMAGNEERQTHAA; encoded by the coding sequence ATGGCGGCGGCGCTGCGGCTGCGCGGCATCAGCAAGCGCTTCGGCGCCCTGCAGGCGAATGACGCGATCTCGCTGAGCCTGGCGCGCGGCCAGGTGCTGGCCCTGCTGGGCGAGAACGGCGCGGGCAAGAGCACCCTGGTCTCGATCCTGTTCGGCCATTACGTTGCCGACGTGGGCGAGATCGAGGTGTTCGGCCGGCCGCTGCCGCCGGGCCAGCCCAAGGCGGCGCTCGCCGCCGGCATCGGCATGGTGCACCAGCATTTCACGCTGGCCGAGCGCCTCTCGGTGCTGGACAACGTGATGCTGGGCCTGGAGCCGCTGTGGCGGCCCTTCTCGCGCCGGCGCGCGCTGCGCCAGCGCCTGCTGGAGACGGCGCAGCGCTTCGGCCTGCAGGTCGATCCGGAGGCGCTGATCGCGGACCTGTCGGTCGGCGAGCGCCAGCGCGTCGAGATCCTGAAGGCCCTGGTGCGCGGCGCCCGCATCCTGATCCTGGACGAACCCACCGCGGTGCTGACGCCGCAGGAGAGCGAGGCGCTGTTCGGCTCGCTGAAGGCGCTGGTCGCCGAGGGCCTGTCCATCATCTTCATCAGCCACAAGCTGGACGAGGTGCTGGCGGTTTCTGACCGCATTGCGGTGCTGCGCGCCGGCAAGCTGGTGGCCGAGTTGCCGAACGAAGCCGGCTTGTCGAAGGCCGATCTGGCCGAAGCGATGGTCGGCCGCGCGGTGCAGCCGCCGCGGCGCAGCAGCGCCGCCGCGGCGCCCGGCGAGCCGGTCTGCACGCTGCGCGGTGCGCGCCTGGTCGGCAAGCCGGGCCTGCGCGGCGTGGACCTGGAGCTGCGCGCCGGCGAGGTGCTGGCGGTGGCCGGCGTGGCCGGCAATGGCCAGCAGGCGCTGGCCGAGCTGCTGCAGGGCCTGCATGGGCTCGACGGTGGCGAGCTGCGGGTGCTGGGGCAAGACCTGGCCCCGCGGCCGCGGGCCTGGCTGGCCGCCGGCGTCGCGCGCATCCCGGAGGACCGCCATGCGGTCGGCGTGGTCGGCGACCTGGCGCTGTGGGAGAACGCGCTGCTGGAGCAATACCGCAGCCGCGGCTTCGCGCGGTTTTGTAGCCAGCTGATCCGGCGCGGCCGGGCGCGCGCGCATGCGCAGGACATCGTGCGCCGCTTCGATGTGCGCGGCCTGGAGGACCGGGGCCTGGACACCGTCACCCGCAGCCTGTCGGGCGGCAATATGCAGAAGCTGATCCTCGGCCGCGCGCTGAGCGGCGACCCCGCCGCCGGCCGGCCGCCGAAGCTGATCGTCGCCAACCAGCCCACCTGGGGCCTGGATATCGGCGCGGTCGCCTATGTGCACCAGCAGCTGCTGGACGCCTGCGCGGCCGGCGCCGCGGTGCTGCTGATCTCCGAGGATCTGGACGAGATCTTCACGATCGCTGATCGCATCGCGGTGATGCATGACGGTCATCTGAGCGCGGCGCGGCCGCGCGCCGACTGGACCCTGGCCGGCATCGGTCTGGCGATGGCGGGCAACGAGGAGCGGCAGACCCATGCGGCTTGA
- the purB gene encoding adenylosuccinate lyase — protein MNLTAFSSISALSPLDGRYASRVAALRPLLSEFGLMHRRVQVEVEWFIALSDAGFVEFKPLSEAARGLLRGIVARFSEADAQAIKDIEKTTNHDVKAVEYWLKSRFETNAELKAAGEFVHFACTSEDINNTSHGLMLKAARAEVLLPTVDRIIAKLGEMAHALAATPMLSRTHGQTASPTTVGKEIANVVARLRTARERIADVKLLAKMNGAVGNYNAHLSAWPEHDWEGFSQRVIEDQLGLAFNPYTIQIEPHDYMAELFDAVTRTNTILIDWSRDVWGYISVGYFKQRTKAGEIGSSTMPHKVNPIDFENAEGNFGLANALLTHLSQKLPISRWQRDLTDSTVLRNMGVALGYAVLGYDSLLKGLDKLEVNEAALAADLDSAWEVLAEPIQTVMRRYALPNPYERLKELTRGKTIDRAAIQAFINTLELPEAEKQRLLALTPGNYTGKAEELARKI, from the coding sequence ATGAACCTCACCGCCTTCTCCAGCATCAGTGCCCTGTCGCCCCTGGACGGCCGCTACGCCTCGCGCGTGGCCGCCTTGCGTCCGCTGCTCTCCGAGTTCGGACTGATGCACCGCCGCGTGCAGGTCGAGGTCGAATGGTTCATCGCGCTGTCGGACGCCGGCTTCGTCGAGTTCAAGCCGCTGTCGGAGGCCGCGCGCGGCCTGCTGCGCGGCATCGTCGCGCGCTTCTCCGAGGCCGACGCCCAGGCGATCAAGGACATCGAGAAGACCACCAATCACGACGTCAAGGCGGTCGAGTACTGGCTGAAGTCGCGCTTCGAAACCAACGCCGAGCTGAAGGCCGCCGGCGAGTTCGTGCATTTCGCCTGCACCAGCGAGGACATCAACAACACCAGCCATGGCCTGATGCTGAAGGCCGCTCGCGCCGAGGTGCTGCTGCCCACCGTCGACCGCATCATCGCCAAGCTGGGCGAGATGGCGCATGCGCTGGCCGCCACGCCGATGCTCAGCCGCACCCATGGCCAGACCGCCAGCCCGACCACCGTCGGCAAGGAGATCGCCAACGTCGTCGCGCGTCTGCGCACCGCCCGCGAGCGCATCGCCGATGTGAAACTGCTGGCCAAGATGAACGGCGCCGTGGGCAACTATAACGCCCACCTGTCCGCCTGGCCCGAGCATGACTGGGAGGGCTTCAGCCAGCGCGTGATCGAGGACCAGCTGGGCCTGGCCTTCAACCCCTACACGATCCAGATCGAGCCGCACGACTATATGGCCGAGCTGTTCGACGCGGTGACCCGCACCAACACCATCCTGATCGACTGGTCGCGCGATGTCTGGGGCTATATCTCGGTGGGCTACTTCAAGCAGCGCACCAAGGCCGGCGAGATCGGCAGCTCGACGATGCCGCACAAGGTCAACCCGATCGACTTCGAGAACGCCGAGGGCAACTTCGGCCTGGCCAACGCGCTGCTGACCCATCTGAGCCAGAAGCTGCCGATCAGCCGCTGGCAGCGCGACCTGACCGACTCGACCGTGCTGCGCAATATGGGCGTGGCGCTGGGCTATGCGGTGCTGGGCTACGACTCGCTGCTGAAGGGCCTGGACAAGCTGGAGGTCAACGAGGCCGCGCTGGCCGCCGACCTGGACAGCGCCTGGGAGGTGCTGGCCGAGCCGATCCAGACCGTGATGCGCCGCTACGCCCTGCCCAACCCCTACGAGCGCCTGAAGGAACTGACCCGCGGCAAGACCATCGACCGCGCGGCGATCCAGGCCTTCATCAACACCCTGGAACTGCCCGAGGCCGAGAAGCAGCGCCTGCTGGCTTTGACGCCCGGCAACTACACGGGCAAGGCCGAGGAATTGGCACGCAAGATCTGA
- a CDS encoding ABC transporter permease, whose translation MGAEILDLLSGSAFWIAVLRIATPLILGTLGVLLCERAGVLNLGIEGIMVAGAFAGWLTVYQGGGLWTGVAVAALVGALLGLLHGWLTVSLSLSQHVSGLGITLLATSLASYAYRVSFPKVESPPTIQPFATMEHWLPIPVLNAQTPLTLLALLLVPLLAWGLNRTPLGLAVRMVGENPAAAEGQGLSVARLRIGAIMAGSALMGVAGAFLTLAAFNAFYFNMVNGRGWVCVALVVFASWRPGKALLGALLFAFFDALQLRLQQSSGGAGGLLPYQVYLMLPYLLSIVALVLVARKAAYPQALMKPYRKGER comes from the coding sequence ATGGGCGCTGAGATCCTGGACCTGCTGTCGGGCAGCGCCTTCTGGATCGCGGTGCTGCGCATCGCGACGCCGTTGATCCTCGGCACCCTGGGCGTGCTGCTGTGCGAGCGCGCCGGCGTGCTGAACCTGGGCATCGAGGGCATCATGGTGGCCGGTGCCTTCGCCGGCTGGCTGACGGTCTACCAGGGCGGCGGGCTGTGGACGGGCGTCGCGGTGGCGGCGCTGGTGGGCGCGCTCTTGGGCCTGCTGCATGGCTGGCTGACCGTCTCGCTGAGCCTGTCCCAGCATGTGTCCGGGCTGGGCATCACCCTGCTGGCGACGAGTCTCGCCAGCTATGCCTACCGGGTCAGCTTCCCCAAGGTGGAGAGCCCGCCGACGATCCAGCCCTTCGCGACGATGGAACACTGGCTGCCGATCCCGGTGCTGAATGCGCAGACGCCGCTGACCCTCTTGGCCCTGCTGCTGGTGCCGCTGCTGGCCTGGGGGCTGAACCGCACGCCGCTGGGTCTGGCGGTGCGCATGGTCGGCGAGAACCCGGCCGCGGCCGAGGGGCAGGGCCTGTCGGTCGCGCGCCTGCGCATCGGCGCCATCATGGCCGGCTCGGCCCTAATGGGCGTGGCCGGCGCCTTCCTGACCCTGGCGGCCTTCAACGCCTTCTACTTCAACATGGTCAACGGCCGCGGCTGGGTCTGCGTCGCGCTGGTCGTGTTCGCGTCCTGGCGGCCCGGCAAGGCGCTCCTGGGCGCGCTGCTGTTCGCCTTCTTCGACGCGCTGCAGCTGCGCCTGCAGCAGAGCAGCGGGGGCGCGGGCGGCCTGCTGCCCTACCAGGTCTATCTGATGCTGCCCTATCTGCTGTCGATCGTCGCCCTGGTGCTGGTGGCCCGCAAGGCGGCCTATCCGCAGGCGCTGATGAAGCCCTATCGCAAGGGGGAGCGCTGA
- the cls gene encoding cardiolipin synthase — protein sequence MLQHPHPSPAARPQPPRRCGSACRALLLLCLPVLLGLTCCASLPTIVPDLARHSGAPVQLQGARGPLTAPQSRAILDGLRARGQDTDIFARHLALEEAIVGSPLTTGNAVQLLQDGPATYRAMLAAIAAAREHINMETYILDDDEVGRHFAAALIAKQREGVQVNLLRDSAGTIGTPAAFFQQLSDAGVRVLEFNPLNPLAARRGWELNQRDHRKLLVVDGRVAFLGGINISSVYSGGSFGKKPRPQARADSAPTWRDTDLQLRGPAVTELQKLFLANWAAQQGEPLRDRDYLPTPQSAGRQVVRIIGSSPEEAFSLIYATLLSAIGSAETTVHLTNAYFVPDPQLLAALEAAAARGVDVRLILPGQSDSWLVFHAGRGYYERLLRAGVKIFERRGAILHSKTALIDGVWATVGSTNLDWRSFLHNHELNAVMLGTEFGLQLQAMFTRDEAASEAITLTQWQRRSPALRLKEWFARLWAYWL from the coding sequence ATGCTGCAGCATCCCCATCCTTCGCCAGCGGCGCGCCCGCAGCCCCCGCGGCGCTGCGGTTCGGCCTGCCGCGCGCTGCTGCTGTTGTGCCTGCCGGTGCTGCTGGGCCTGACCTGCTGCGCCAGCCTGCCGACCATCGTGCCCGACCTGGCCCGCCACAGCGGCGCGCCCGTGCAGCTGCAGGGTGCGCGCGGCCCGCTCACGGCGCCGCAGAGCCGGGCCATCCTCGACGGCCTGCGCGCCCGCGGCCAGGACACCGACATCTTCGCCCGCCATCTGGCGCTGGAGGAGGCCATCGTCGGCAGCCCGCTGACCACCGGCAACGCGGTGCAACTGCTGCAGGACGGCCCGGCCACCTACCGCGCCATGCTGGCCGCCATCGCGGCCGCGCGCGAGCACATCAATATGGAGACCTACATCCTCGACGACGACGAGGTCGGCCGGCACTTTGCCGCGGCCCTGATCGCCAAGCAGCGCGAGGGTGTGCAGGTCAACCTGCTGCGCGACAGTGCCGGCACCATCGGCACGCCCGCCGCCTTCTTCCAGCAGCTCAGCGATGCCGGCGTGCGGGTGCTGGAGTTCAACCCGCTCAATCCGTTGGCGGCGCGGCGGGGCTGGGAGCTCAACCAGCGAGACCACCGCAAGCTGCTGGTCGTCGACGGCCGCGTCGCCTTCCTGGGCGGCATCAATATCAGCAGCGTCTATTCCGGCGGCTCCTTCGGCAAGAAGCCGCGGCCGCAGGCCCGGGCGGACAGCGCGCCCACCTGGCGCGACACCGATCTGCAGCTGCGCGGCCCGGCGGTGACCGAGCTGCAGAAGCTCTTCCTGGCCAATTGGGCGGCGCAGCAGGGCGAGCCGCTGCGGGACCGCGACTACCTGCCCACGCCACAGAGCGCCGGCCGCCAGGTGGTGCGCATCATCGGCAGCTCGCCCGAGGAGGCCTTCAGCCTGATCTACGCCACCCTGCTCTCCGCCATCGGCAGCGCCGAGACCACGGTGCACCTGACCAACGCCTACTTCGTGCCGGACCCGCAGCTGCTGGCCGCGCTGGAGGCCGCGGCCGCGCGCGGCGTCGACGTGCGGCTGATCCTGCCGGGACAGAGCGATTCATGGCTGGTCTTCCACGCCGGGCGCGGCTACTACGAGCGCCTGCTGCGCGCCGGCGTGAAGATCTTCGAGCGGCGCGGCGCCATCCTGCATTCCAAGACCGCACTGATCGACGGCGTCTGGGCCACCGTCGGCTCCACCAATCTCGACTGGCGCAGCTTCCTGCACAACCACGAGCTGAACGCCGTCATGCTGGGCACCGAGTTCGGCCTGCAGCTGCAGGCCATGTTCACCCGGGACGAGGCCGCGTCCGAGGCGATCACGCTGACGCAATGGCAGCGGCGCTCGCCGGCCTTGCGCCTGAAGGAGTGGTTTGCGCGGCTCTGGGCCTACTGGCTTTGA
- a CDS encoding YihY/virulence factor BrkB family protein: protein MATNRPRALVDPRAAQLLRHPGRFLLDVLKAFRANQGLLLAGAVAYYALLSVVPLLILTVIALSHLVDQGELLRTVGRYLELLVPGQSAAIVGELARFLAHRDVLGWVLLASMLFFSSLAFTVLENALSVIFHHRVAIRRRHFLVSAVIPYVYILSLGIGLLLVTLVAGSLQALGQQRVEFLWHSWSLGGISGALLYLLGFAGEVFVLTSVYLVMPVGRPSLQHALFGALAAALLWELSRQLLVWYFGTLSQIGAVYGSMTTAIAVLLSLELGASLLLFGAQVIAEYERLGHAAAQTPSPPFTTAAP, encoded by the coding sequence ATGGCGACGAATCGACCGCGAGCCCTCGTCGACCCGCGCGCCGCCCAGTTGCTGCGCCATCCGGGCCGCTTCCTGCTCGATGTACTGAAGGCCTTCCGCGCCAACCAGGGCCTGCTGCTGGCCGGCGCGGTGGCCTATTACGCGCTGCTCTCCGTCGTGCCCCTGCTGATACTGACGGTGATCGCGCTCTCGCACCTGGTCGATCAGGGCGAGCTGCTGCGCACCGTGGGCCGCTATCTGGAGCTGCTGGTGCCCGGGCAGTCGGCGGCCATCGTCGGCGAGCTGGCCCGCTTCCTGGCGCATCGCGATGTGCTGGGTTGGGTGCTGCTGGCCAGCATGCTGTTCTTCAGCTCGCTGGCCTTCACGGTGCTGGAGAACGCGCTGTCGGTGATCTTCCACCACCGCGTGGCGATACGGCGGCGCCACTTCCTGGTCTCGGCCGTGATTCCCTATGTCTACATCCTCAGCCTGGGCATCGGGCTGCTGCTGGTCACCCTGGTGGCGGGCAGCCTGCAGGCGCTGGGCCAGCAGCGGGTCGAATTCCTGTGGCACAGCTGGTCGCTGGGCGGCATCTCGGGCGCGCTGCTCTACCTGCTGGGCTTTGCCGGGGAGGTGTTCGTGCTGACCTCGGTCTATCTGGTGATGCCGGTGGGCCGGCCCTCGCTGCAACACGCCCTGTTCGGCGCCCTGGCCGCGGCCCTGCTGTGGGAGCTGTCGCGCCAACTGCTGGTCTGGTACTTCGGCACGCTCTCGCAGATCGGCGCCGTCTACGGCTCCATGACCACGGCCATCGCCGTGCTGCTGAGCCTGGAGCTGGGGGCCAGCCTGCTGCTGTTCGGCGCCCAGGTGATCGCCGAGTACGAACGGCTCGGGCATGCCGCTGCGCAGACGCCGTCACCGCCCTTCACGACGGCAGCGCCTTGA
- a CDS encoding ABC transporter permease, translated as MRLEKRASPSPAWRLAAPLLALLATLLIGSLLVAWAGAPIGKAYALLLEGGFGSRFAWSETLTRATPLILTGLAAAVAFRARLFNIGAEGQLYIGALAAVAVGGLHGGTGYELSPWLLFPLMMAAAALAGALLLLGPALLKSRLGVDEVVTTLLLNFFVLLFVSWMLDGPMKDPLAMGWPQSVGLQEALQLDKLIARSRVHSGLLWAIVAALLLWGLLKHGTTGFEIRAVGAGPTAAAFAGMPIAWVTVKVALLSGALAGLAGAIEVAGRTGYVTLDMSPGYGYSGIVIAMLAGLHPLGVVAAAVFVAGLLVGADSMSRAVGVPTYIADVIVATALIAMLVSSLLINYRIRWRERRDGR; from the coding sequence ATGCGGCTTGAGAAACGCGCCAGCCCCTCGCCGGCCTGGCGGCTCGCGGCGCCGCTGCTGGCGCTGCTGGCGACCCTGCTGATCGGCTCGTTGCTGGTGGCCTGGGCCGGCGCGCCGATCGGCAAGGCCTATGCGCTGCTGCTGGAGGGCGGCTTCGGCTCGCGCTTCGCCTGGAGCGAGACCCTGACCCGCGCGACGCCGCTGATCCTGACCGGCCTGGCCGCGGCGGTGGCCTTTCGCGCGCGGCTCTTCAATATTGGCGCCGAGGGCCAGCTCTATATCGGCGCGCTGGCCGCGGTGGCGGTGGGCGGCCTGCACGGTGGCACGGGTTACGAGCTGTCGCCCTGGCTGCTGTTCCCGCTGATGATGGCCGCCGCCGCGCTGGCCGGCGCCCTGCTGCTGCTCGGGCCGGCGCTGCTGAAGAGCCGGCTGGGCGTCGATGAGGTGGTGACGACCCTGCTCCTGAACTTCTTCGTGCTGCTGTTCGTGTCCTGGATGCTGGACGGGCCGATGAAGGACCCGCTGGCGATGGGCTGGCCGCAGAGCGTGGGTCTGCAGGAGGCGCTGCAGCTGGACAAGCTGATAGCGCGCAGCCGCGTGCACAGCGGGCTGCTCTGGGCCATCGTGGCGGCGCTGCTGCTATGGGGCCTGCTCAAGCATGGCACGACCGGTTTCGAGATCCGCGCGGTCGGCGCCGGCCCGACGGCCGCGGCCTTTGCCGGCATGCCGATCGCCTGGGTCACGGTCAAGGTGGCCCTGCTGTCGGGCGCGCTGGCCGGGCTGGCCGGCGCGATCGAGGTGGCGGGCCGCACCGGCTATGTCACCCTGGACATGAGCCCCGGCTATGGCTACAGCGGCATCGTGATCGCGATGCTGGCCGGCCTGCATCCGCTCGGCGTCGTGGCCGCGGCGGTGTTCGTCGCCGGCCTCCTGGTCGGGGCCGACAGCATGAGCCGCGCGGTGGGCGTGCCGACCTATATCGCCGATGTAATCGTCGCGACCGCGCTGATCGCGATGCTGGTCAGCAGCCTGCTGATCAACTACCGGATCCGCTGGAGGGAGCGTCGCGATGGGCGCTGA